The window CGGATACGAGGTACCTGGCATGACGCAGCCCACTCGTCTCCCGTCGTCCGTCCTTACCTACAGCTTCCGGCACGGCGATGCCCTCGTGACCAGTGGTCGGCGCACTGTCGAACGCCTGGTACAGGAGGGCGGCCTGTGAGCGACTCGCCTCACCAGCTGATCGCCGACGTCGCGCAGGTCCTGCTTCGTGCGAACGGCGCCGCCCTGTGCGTGCGCCGTCCACCGGAGGCCGCCCTCGCGCCGGGACAGCTCACTGTCGTGGGCGGCCATCTGGAAGCCGGTGAACCACTCGACTACGCTGCGCGACGCGAGGCCAAGGAGGAGGTGGGAGTCCTCATCAGCGCTGAGCAGCAGGAGTTCTGCGGCCTCATCCACCACCACGACCCCGACGGTGGCCCGGACCGGATCACCGCCGTGTTCGTCGCGCAGTCCTGGACGGGTGAGCCGTACAACGCCGAGCCGGACAAGCACGAAGGGCTCTTCTGGGTGCCCATGGAGACACCGTCGCCGGACTGCCACCCCTACACCGCCACGATCTTCCACCTGCTCACCCATGGCCCGTCCTACCGGGCCACCAACTGGCCTGCGGGAGGCGCCCGGTGAAGAGGTTCTTCGGCCCGGTCACGATGGCCGACCCCCAAGTCTCCGACGCCGAACACGAGCTGTTCGGCGGACCACTGCGCTACGACATGGGCTGGTCCCAGCACGAGCACGCGACCTTGGACCTGACCATGATGTCCGCGCTGCGCTCCATGCCCGCACTCGTCGGCGCCACGCTGCGCATGGCCTGGCAGGCTGACCAGCGTGCCCTGCTCTCCGTCGGAATCAGCGAGATCGGCCAGGGCATCGCCGCAGCCGCCGGCCTGCTCGCCGTCAACGCCGTCATGCACGCCCTGCTCGCCGGCAGCGGCACCGCTGCCGAGCGGCTCCACGCCCTGTTACCCGGCCTGCTGGCCGCCGCCGTCATCGGCGTCGTCAACTCCGCCCTGTCCGCCTGGTCCACCTCCCGCGCAGGACGCCTGGAACCCAAGGTCGAGCGGATCGCCACCACTCAGTACCTGGCCGCCGCAGCCCGCGTCGAACTGGAAGCCATCGACGACCCCGACTTCCGGCGGCTCGTGGACATCGCCCAGCACGGCCCCGGCTCCGCCCGTCGCATGATCAGCGCCTGCGTCGCTGCGCTGAACGGCCTCATCTCCCTGATCACCACCGCCGGCGTCCTCGCCGTACTGCACCCCGCGCTGCTGCCCATGCTGATCCTCATCGCCGCCCCGCGCGGCTGGGGCGCCATGCGCGTGGCCCAGGAACGGTACGTGTCGGTGATGAGCTGGATCGAGCACGTGCGGGCCAGCCGCCTCATCGGCAACCTGCTCACCGAACGCACCGCCGCACAGGAAGTCCGTCTCCACGCGGTCGGCGCCTTCCTCCTCAGCCGCTACGAGCGCATGGCCGAGAGCGCCGAGGCCGAACAGGAGCGCCTTGCCTCCAGCAAGGCCCTGACCGAGTGGGTCGCCTCCGCGCTGTCGGGACTGGCGATGGCCGCGACCTACGCGGCCATGTTCTGGCTGATCATGGCTGGGCACATGAGCCTCGCCGTCGCCGGTACCGCCGTCATCGCCGTACGGACCGGCTCGGCGAGCCTGGGGGCGCTGGTCATGAACATCAACCAGCTGCACGAGGAGAGCCTCTACGTCCGCGACCACGGCCGCTTCCTCACGCAAGCCGGCCAGCGGACGCTGCCCGCCGGCGGTGCGCCCGTACCAGAACGGGTCAAGGAGATCGTTCTGGACCGGGTCACCTACCGCTACCCCGACCGGCACACCGCGGCCCTGGAAGGGGTCTCCCTGACGCTGCCGATGGGATCGGTCACCGCCGTAGTGGGCGAGAACGGCTCCGGCAAGAGCACCCTGATGAAGATCCTCTCGGGCATGCTGCTGCCTGAGTCCGGCACGCTGCGCTGGGGCGAGGCGGACCTTACCGGCCTCGACCGGGCCCAGGTCTTCGAGCGCGTCTCCCTGCTCACCCAGGACTTCCAGCGCTGGCCCGTGACCGCCGCGATGAACATCCGCCTCGGCCGCCCCGACCACCCCGCGACGGACGACGACCTGAAGCCCTCGGTCGACTACGCCGTCGCCGGCCCCGTGATCGCCAAACTCCCCGACGGACTGCGCAGTCTGCTGGCCCGCATGTTCCGCGGCGCAATCGAACTGTCCGGCGGCGAATGGCAGAAAGTTGGCCTGGCCCGCACGCACTGGCGTAGCTCGACCTCCCAGGCGGACGGCGTCCTCATCGTGGACGAGCCGACCTCCGCCCTCGACCCCGAAGCCGAGATCGAAGCCTTCGATCGCATCCGCCGTCTCGCCGCGCCGAACCGGGCCGTCGTCCTGGTCACCCACCGCATGTCCGGCGTTCGCCATGCCGACCACATCTACGTCCTCAACAGCGGGCACCTCGCCGAGCACGGCACCCACGACGAGCTCATCGCCGCCCGCGGCCGGTACGCCGCCATGTTCGACGCCCAGGCCGCCCAGTACGCCCCGACCGCGATCATCCCGAACCCTGCTGCGCCCACCGTCTCGGACCAGGTATGACCCGCTCGACCGGAAGGCCCACCGTGACCACGCCCCCCACCACGGACCTCGACCAAGCCACCCTCCTGCGCCACCTGCTGGCCGACCACTTGGCCACTGCCGGACACATCCGCACCCCGGCGGTCGAGCAGGCAGTACGGCGCCACCCACGTCGACGCGGAAACGCAAGAGCGCAGCCACCGCACCCTGGCGCGCTTGCGAACCCAAGGCCGCAACCAGTGACCGGCCGCCCCGGAGCCTGAGTCATGGAGCACCCCGGTTCAACAGACCGCAACGGACACACCGCATCCAACGGAGGCACGCGTGCCTGACGACACCCAACAGGCGGTTCCAGCCGTCCCGAGTCCGGCGACAGGAGATGAACCGCGGGAGTATCACATGCACCTGCTCCCGCGGTACTACCGCCAAGTGGAGGCATGGCCGTAAGACGATCGAAGTGAGGGTGGCCACCCCGCAGAAGCGCACCGTCGCAGCCGGCGACACGGTCGTCTTCCACGACCGGGACACCGGGCGGGAACTCGACGTCACCGTGCAGCGGATCACCCCATACCCGACCTTCGAGGATCTGCTCAGCTCGGAGGATCCCGCGCGCATCGACCCGGACGGGCCGCCCGGAGAACTGCTCGCCAACCTCCGCAGCATCTACCCGCCGGCCAAAGAAGCGCTCGGCGCCCTCGCCCTCGAATTCGACCACCGTCCTGCCCGTCCGGGCCGCCCCATGCCGATGACGCCCGCGCAGTACGCGCAGACCGTCCCCCACCACACGGTGTACGGCTGCCTGTACATCCGCGACGAACACGACCGGCCTGTCCAACTGCGCTCGGTCTACGGCTCGCGCCTCTGGCAGTTCCCGGGCGGCAACCTGGACGCCCAAGGAGAGGACCCGCTGCAGACCGCCCGCCGCGAAGCGGTCGAAGAGACCGGCCTCGAGCTCGGCCTGCTCACGCCGAGACTGCTCCTGACGCACTTCCTGCACGCCGGGCCCCGCCTGCCGCTGAACAAAGTAGGGCTTGTATTCGACGGAGGACGGCTGACCGCGGACCAGCTCGGCCGGATCCGCCTCGATCCCGCCGAACACGACATGTGGGCCGTCCACGATCTCGCCACTTGGCAGGAGCTGATGGCGCCGCGCGCCTTCTCCCGTCTCGACGCCATCGAACGAGCCCGTCGCGGCGAGGGCCCCGCCTACCTCATCACGCACACCTGATCCCCGGCCCGCCCACCCAAGAGGCAGTCGTGCCCGCCGAGGACACCAACACCCAAGCCTGGTTAATCTACGGCCAGCGACAACTGGCCCGCGCCTTCACACCGTCCATCCCCGACCGGCTGTCCTGGACGTCCTGGGGAAGGGATCGGGCCGGAAGCTGAAGTCCTCGGTGACGTCACCGGCCGCCACGTCCTGGAAATCGTCTCCGGCGCCGGCCACCACGCCGTCCATCTCGCCCAGGCGCACGGCGCCCGCGTCACCGGCATCGAGCTGTCCCCGGCCCAGCACGAACGCGCCATCTCCACCCACGCGGACGTTGAAGGTGTCGAGTTCGTCCAAGGAGACGTGGCCGAGTACCTGGCCGAGGCCGAGCCGTTCGACGCCGCGTACGCGATCGGGACGCTGGGGTTCATCGACCCCCACCGCTCGCTGCCGCGGCACTTCGCGACGGACTGCGTCCCGGCGCCCCCCTGATCCTCTCGCTCCTGCACACCGACCTGCACGGCCGCGCCCCGTCCACGGAGGTGCATCCGTGTTGAGGCCACCGATCTGCTGCACCACCCAGACGACTCTGCCGCGGTCATCCAGCAGCTCATCCATGCCCGCCGCCTGCCCGACCGATCAGCAGCCA of the Streptomyces sp. NBC_01788 genome contains:
- a CDS encoding NUDIX domain-containing protein, with amino-acid sequence MSDSPHQLIADVAQVLLRANGAALCVRRPPEAALAPGQLTVVGGHLEAGEPLDYAARREAKEEVGVLISAEQQEFCGLIHHHDPDGGPDRITAVFVAQSWTGEPYNAEPDKHEGLFWVPMETPSPDCHPYTATIFHLLTHGPSYRATNWPAGGAR
- a CDS encoding ABC transporter ATP-binding protein yields the protein MKRFFGPVTMADPQVSDAEHELFGGPLRYDMGWSQHEHATLDLTMMSALRSMPALVGATLRMAWQADQRALLSVGISEIGQGIAAAAGLLAVNAVMHALLAGSGTAAERLHALLPGLLAAAVIGVVNSALSAWSTSRAGRLEPKVERIATTQYLAAAARVELEAIDDPDFRRLVDIAQHGPGSARRMISACVAALNGLISLITTAGVLAVLHPALLPMLILIAAPRGWGAMRVAQERYVSVMSWIEHVRASRLIGNLLTERTAAQEVRLHAVGAFLLSRYERMAESAEAEQERLASSKALTEWVASALSGLAMAATYAAMFWLIMAGHMSLAVAGTAVIAVRTGSASLGALVMNINQLHEESLYVRDHGRFLTQAGQRTLPAGGAPVPERVKEIVLDRVTYRYPDRHTAALEGVSLTLPMGSVTAVVGENGSGKSTLMKILSGMLLPESGTLRWGEADLTGLDRAQVFERVSLLTQDFQRWPVTAAMNIRLGRPDHPATDDDLKPSVDYAVAGPVIAKLPDGLRSLLARMFRGAIELSGGEWQKVGLARTHWRSSTSQADGVLIVDEPTSALDPEAEIEAFDRIRRLAAPNRAVVLVTHRMSGVRHADHIYVLNSGHLAEHGTHDELIAARGRYAAMFDAQAAQYAPTAIIPNPAAPTVSDQV
- a CDS encoding NUDIX domain-containing protein, translating into MATPQKRTVAAGDTVVFHDRDTGRELDVTVQRITPYPTFEDLLSSEDPARIDPDGPPGELLANLRSIYPPAKEALGALALEFDHRPARPGRPMPMTPAQYAQTVPHHTVYGCLYIRDEHDRPVQLRSVYGSRLWQFPGGNLDAQGEDPLQTARREAVEETGLELGLLTPRLLLTHFLHAGPRLPLNKVGLVFDGGRLTADQLGRIRLDPAEHDMWAVHDLATWQELMAPRAFSRLDAIERARRGEGPAYLITHT
- a CDS encoding class I SAM-dependent methyltransferase is translated as MVSGAGHHAVHLAQAHGARVTGIELSPAQHERAISTHADVEGVEFVQGDVAEYLAEAEPFDAAYAIGTLGFIDPHRSLPRHFATDCVPAPP